A part of Antechinus flavipes isolate AdamAnt ecotype Samford, QLD, Australia chromosome 6, AdamAnt_v2, whole genome shotgun sequence genomic DNA contains:
- the PPP1R3B gene encoding protein phosphatase 1 regulatory subunit 3B: MAVDIEYRYGYMTPPLRRDRFACKILPKPTKPLRPCIHLSGRSETNGLVAPLVQEKKAKKRVSFADHQGLALTMVKVYSEFDDPLDIPFNITELLENIVSLTTAECESFVLDFEQPSTDYLNFRNRLQTDHVCLENCVLKDKAVSGTVKVQNLAFEKSVKIRMTFDTWKSFRDFECQYVKDTYAGSDRDTFSFAISLPEKIQSYERMEFAVCYECGGQTYWDSNRGRNYRIVQAELQGMQGGIPAQTGSDLGISLDHFGSPRCSYGLYPEWPSYLGYEKLGPYY; this comes from the coding sequence ATGGCGGTGGATATCGAGTACAGATACGGCTACATGACTCCCCCTTTGCGCCGGGACAGGTTTGCCTGCAAGATCCTGCCCAAGCCCACCAAGCCCCTCCGGCCTTGTATCCATCTAAGCGGCCGGAGCGAGACCAACGGCCTCGTGGCCCCGCTCGTCCAGGAGAAGAAGGCCAAAAAGCGGGTGTCCTTCGCAGATCACCAAGGGCTGGCCTTGACCATGGTCAAGGTGTACTCAGAGTTTGATGACCCCCTGGACATCCCCTTCAACATCACCGAGCTTCTGGAGAACATCGTGAGCCTGACCACGGCCGAGTGCGAGAGCTTCGTCTTGGACTTCGAGCAGCCGTCCACTGACTACCTGAACTTCCGCAACCGGCTGCAGACCGACCACGTCTGCCTGGAGAACTGTGTGCTCAAGGACAAGGCCGTCTCGGGCACGGTGAAGGTCCAGAACCTGGCCTTCGAGAAGTCGGTGAAAATCCGCATGACCTTCGACACGTGGAAGAGCTTCAGGGACTTTGAGTGCCAGTACGTGAAGGACACGTACGCGGGCTCGGACAGGGACACCTTCTCCTTCGCCATCAGCCTTCCCGAGAAGATCCAGTCCTACGAGAGGATGGAGTTCGCTGTGTGCTATGAGTGTGGCGGGCAGACGTACTGGGATAGCAACCGGGGCAGGAACTACCGGATCGTGCAGGCAGAACTCCAGGGCATGCAGGGAGGGATCCCGGCCCAGACTGGGTCGGACTTGGGGATTTCCCTGGATCACTTCGGGAGCCCTCGGTGCTCCTACGGCTTGTACCCGGAATGGCCGAGTTATCTGGGATACGAGAAGCTGGGCCCTTATTATTAG